A genomic region of Streptosporangium lutulentum contains the following coding sequences:
- a CDS encoding AAA family ATPase encodes MRPVLLEMNGFASFREAAAVDLREVDYFALVGPTGSGKSTVIDAITFALYGSAPRWDNRRVVTNALAPTTDRGTVRLVFDLAGHRYVAARELRRTARGGVQVRNARLERLADPGALGMPDDVTEVLASDSEVTPAVEKLFGLSFEHFLTCVVLPQGDFAEFLHAQPAKRQEIFVELMGLEIYPRIAQAANAEADSERQRAGLLAQQLEEFGDATESAQHAAQDRVATLEKLAERVRAALPELVKHGAAVTEARKACETLTAERDRLGTVTAPAGLEELGRREREVEAAVELADEELAAAETADTTARERLAAAPPRARLEQARRDHLELDEAERRLLTTRALRQRHATALSGVTAAAKKAERRALRARRAEETAARVHLVAALRPRLRDGAACPVCEQRVTAMPAPLVAPDLETAARARVRADREAERLREEWTKTSRTEQQATGELNALTGRIAALRSVLADAPAPGRVTSALSRRERLERAADKADTKLRNARVTRASTEESAVSVRREVRAAWSALERVRDPLVALGARALDRDDLTAAWTTLISWAADAAATRETVLSDAHERLARVRGDLAAADDRLAGVLAAHEVNLDTERPLTETAEPAVAAALEGARQGTRRLVERREQAARLEVRRQDAERAHQVAKTLGHLLRADGFPRWLVATALDMLVTDASETLAELSGGQFELIHDDGNFLVVDHADADSRRPVKTLSGGETFQASLALALALSAQLPAMAAAGAAQLESIFLDEGFGTLDETTLETVAVTLEELAARKDQMVGIVTHSGVLAERVPARFAVHRDQRTSSVRREAP; translated from the coding sequence ATGAGGCCGGTGCTGCTGGAGATGAACGGCTTCGCCTCCTTCAGGGAGGCGGCCGCGGTGGACCTCCGCGAGGTGGATTACTTCGCGCTCGTCGGCCCGACCGGGTCGGGCAAGTCCACGGTCATCGACGCGATCACGTTCGCCCTGTACGGCTCGGCGCCCCGCTGGGACAACCGGCGCGTGGTCACGAACGCGCTCGCGCCGACCACCGATCGGGGCACCGTCCGGCTCGTCTTCGACCTCGCCGGGCACCGCTACGTCGCCGCCCGGGAACTGCGTCGCACCGCCCGCGGCGGCGTCCAGGTGAGGAACGCCCGGCTGGAACGGCTCGCCGACCCGGGCGCGCTCGGCATGCCGGACGACGTCACCGAGGTGCTCGCCTCCGACTCCGAGGTCACCCCCGCGGTGGAGAAGCTGTTCGGGCTGTCGTTCGAGCACTTCCTCACCTGTGTGGTGCTGCCGCAGGGGGACTTCGCCGAGTTCCTGCACGCGCAGCCGGCCAAGCGGCAGGAGATCTTCGTCGAACTGATGGGACTGGAGATCTACCCCCGGATCGCGCAGGCGGCGAACGCGGAGGCCGACAGCGAGAGGCAGCGCGCCGGACTCCTCGCCCAGCAGCTTGAGGAGTTCGGCGACGCGACCGAAAGCGCCCAGCACGCGGCCCAGGACCGGGTGGCCACGTTGGAGAAGCTCGCCGAGCGGGTCCGTGCGGCGCTGCCCGAACTCGTGAAGCACGGTGCGGCCGTCACCGAGGCGCGGAAGGCGTGCGAGACGCTGACGGCGGAGCGGGACCGGCTGGGGACGGTCACCGCCCCGGCCGGCCTTGAGGAACTCGGGAGGCGGGAACGCGAGGTCGAAGCGGCCGTCGAACTGGCCGACGAGGAACTCGCCGCGGCCGAGACCGCCGACACGACCGCCCGTGAGCGACTCGCGGCGGCACCGCCCCGGGCCCGGCTCGAACAGGCCCGCCGCGACCACCTGGAGCTTGACGAGGCGGAGAGGAGGCTGCTCACGACGCGGGCGCTGCGGCAGCGGCATGCCACGGCGCTCTCCGGCGTGACCGCCGCCGCGAAGAAAGCCGAGAGGCGCGCGCTGCGGGCGCGACGGGCGGAGGAGACCGCGGCGCGGGTCCACCTCGTGGCGGCGCTGCGACCGCGTCTGCGGGACGGCGCGGCGTGCCCGGTATGTGAGCAGCGGGTCACCGCGATGCCCGCCCCACTGGTCGCGCCCGACCTCGAAACGGCCGCGCGGGCACGGGTCCGGGCCGACCGTGAAGCGGAGCGGCTACGCGAGGAGTGGACGAAGACGTCCCGGACCGAGCAGCAGGCCACCGGTGAGCTGAACGCGCTCACCGGCAGGATCGCCGCCCTGCGTTCGGTCCTCGCCGACGCCCCCGCCCCGGGGCGGGTGACCTCCGCGCTCAGCCGTCGAGAGCGGCTGGAAAGGGCGGCGGACAAGGCGGACACGAAGCTCCGGAACGCGCGGGTCACCAGGGCGAGCACCGAGGAGAGCGCGGTGAGTGTCCGCCGGGAGGTGCGGGCGGCCTGGTCGGCGCTTGAGCGCGTTCGTGACCCGCTCGTCGCACTCGGGGCGCGGGCACTGGACCGTGACGACCTGACCGCGGCGTGGACGACCCTCATCTCCTGGGCGGCCGACGCCGCCGCCACCCGTGAGACGGTGCTGTCCGACGCGCACGAGAGGCTGGCGAGGGTCCGCGGCGACCTCGCCGCCGCCGATGACCGCCTCGCCGGCGTGCTCGCCGCCCACGAGGTGAACCTCGATACGGAGCGGCCGCTCACCGAGACGGCCGAGCCGGCGGTCGCGGCGGCGCTGGAGGGAGCGCGGCAGGGGACGCGTCGTCTCGTCGAACGACGGGAGCAGGCCGCGAGACTCGAGGTGCGGCGGCAGGACGCGGAGCGGGCGCACCAGGTGGCGAAGACGCTCGGCCACCTCCTGCGCGCGGACGGGTTTCCCCGCTGGCTGGTCGCGACGGCCCTCGACATGCTCGTCACGGACGCCTCCGAGACGCTCGCCGAGCTGTCCGGCGGGCAGTTCGAGCTGATCCACGACGACGGGAACTTCCTCGTCGTCGACCACGCCGACGCGGACAGCCGCCGGCCGGTCAAGACGCTGTCCGGCGGCGAGACCTTCCAGGCCAGCCTCGCCCTCGCCCTGGCGCTTTCGGCGCAGCTGCCGGCCATGGCCGCGGCCGGCGCCGCCCAGCTGGAATCGATCTTCCTTGATGAGGGGTTCGGCACGCTGGACGAGACGACGCTGGAGACGGTCGCCGTCACACTGGAGGAACTCGCGGCCCGCAAGGATCAGATGGTCGGCATCGTCACGCACAGCGGTGTCCTGGCCGAACGGGTGCCGGCCCGCTTCGCCGTCCACCGGGACCAGCGAACCTCCTCGGTACGACGGGAGGCTCCGTGA
- the recA gene encoding recombinase RecA: MREQDREGALELALAQIEKRFGKGSIMRLGDEPRIPTEVIPTGSIALDLALGVGGLPRGRVVEIYGPESSGKTTIALHALANAQRAGGTVAFIDAEYGLDTQYAGQLGVDTDALLICQPDDGEQALQIADTLIRSAALDLIVIDSVAALVPRAEIEGEMGDPHVGLQARLMSQALRKITGALSQSRTTAIFVNQLREKIGTPFPETTTGGRALKFYAAVRLDVRRIETLKNGTEAFGNRTRVKVAKNKVAPPFRLAEFDILYGTGVSREGGLIDVGIEHGFVGKSGAWYTYENDQLGQGKENARAFLKNHPDLADEIEKKIKEEVGIGPNPSAAPAMPADR, from the coding sequence AGAACAGGACCGCGAGGGGGCGCTCGAACTCGCCCTCGCCCAGATCGAAAAGCGCTTCGGCAAGGGCTCGATCATGCGCTTGGGCGACGAACCGAGGATCCCTACCGAGGTGATCCCGACCGGGTCGATCGCCCTGGACCTCGCCCTCGGCGTCGGCGGGCTGCCCCGGGGACGGGTGGTGGAGATCTACGGCCCGGAGTCCTCGGGCAAGACCACGATCGCTCTGCACGCGCTGGCCAACGCCCAGCGGGCCGGCGGCACGGTGGCCTTCATCGACGCCGAGTACGGCCTGGACACCCAGTACGCCGGGCAGCTGGGCGTGGACACCGACGCCCTGCTGATCTGCCAGCCCGACGACGGCGAGCAGGCCTTGCAGATCGCCGACACCCTCATTCGCTCCGCCGCCCTCGACCTCATCGTCATCGACTCCGTCGCCGCCCTGGTGCCACGCGCGGAGATCGAGGGTGAGATGGGCGATCCCCACGTGGGCCTGCAGGCGAGACTGATGAGCCAGGCGCTGCGGAAGATCACCGGCGCGCTGAGCCAGTCGAGAACCACCGCGATCTTCGTCAACCAGCTCCGTGAGAAGATCGGCACGCCGTTTCCGGAGACCACCACCGGTGGCCGGGCGCTGAAGTTCTACGCCGCGGTGCGCCTGGACGTCCGCCGGATCGAGACCCTCAAAAACGGCACCGAGGCGTTCGGCAACCGCACCCGCGTCAAGGTGGCCAAGAACAAGGTCGCCCCGCCCTTCCGCCTGGCCGAGTTCGACATCCTCTACGGAACCGGCGTCTCCCGTGAGGGGGGCCTGATCGACGTGGGCATCGAGCACGGCTTCGTCGGCAAGTCCGGCGCTTGGTACACCTACGAGAACGATCAGCTCGGCCAGGGCAAGGAGAACGCCCGCGCCTTCCTGAAGAACCACCCCGACCTCGCCGACGAGATCGAGAAGAAGATCAAGGAAGAGGTGGGCATCGGGCCGAATCCGAGCGCCGCCCCCGCCATGCCGGCCGACCGCTGA
- a CDS encoding metallophosphoesterase family protein → MRFLHTSDWHVGKVLKGHSRLDEQRAVLREIVQVARDHRVDAVLVAGDLYESSAPTAEAQQLVVQVLLALRRTGAEVIAIAGNHDHAATFDAYRPLMASTGITLAGGARVAADGGVVRFTARSTGEPVVVALLPFLSQRHAVRAAHLVTKTPGEAAAGYGRLVRDLLAALTTGFRDDTVNLVTAHLMAARGKLGGGERSAQSIVEYWVPEDAFPPDAHYVALGHLHRRQSLPAPCPVHYCGSPIALDFGEQDNSPVVLVVEAEVGAPARVVAEVPIRSGRRLRTVHGALDELARRAEEFGDDYLRVVLCEPACAGLQQDVRRLLPNALEVRIDPAFAPSADPVRAARPSPPPAGVERGPAELLHEYCVTRELVDERVEALFARLHDQVTMGNA, encoded by the coding sequence ATGAGGTTCCTGCACACGTCCGACTGGCACGTCGGCAAGGTGCTCAAGGGCCACAGCCGGCTTGACGAGCAGCGGGCGGTCCTTCGCGAGATCGTCCAGGTGGCACGGGACCACCGGGTCGACGCGGTTCTCGTCGCCGGCGACCTGTACGAGTCGTCCGCCCCGACGGCAGAGGCCCAGCAGCTGGTCGTCCAGGTGCTGCTCGCACTCCGGCGCACCGGAGCCGAGGTCATCGCGATCGCCGGCAACCACGACCACGCCGCCACCTTCGACGCCTACCGGCCGCTCATGGCGAGCACCGGGATCACCTTGGCCGGCGGCGCTCGCGTCGCGGCCGACGGCGGGGTGGTGAGGTTCACCGCGCGCTCGACAGGGGAGCCGGTCGTCGTCGCCCTGCTGCCGTTCCTCTCCCAGCGCCACGCGGTGCGTGCCGCCCACCTGGTCACCAAGACGCCAGGGGAGGCCGCGGCCGGCTATGGCCGGCTGGTGCGGGACCTGCTCGCCGCGCTCACGACCGGCTTCCGCGACGACACGGTCAACCTGGTGACGGCGCACCTGATGGCGGCCCGGGGAAAGCTCGGCGGGGGCGAGCGGTCCGCCCAGTCGATCGTCGAGTACTGGGTGCCGGAGGACGCCTTCCCGCCCGACGCGCACTACGTCGCGCTCGGACACCTGCACCGTCGCCAGTCGCTGCCCGCGCCGTGTCCGGTTCACTACTGCGGCAGCCCGATCGCCCTCGATTTCGGCGAGCAGGACAACTCCCCGGTGGTTCTCGTCGTCGAGGCCGAGGTCGGCGCGCCCGCCCGCGTCGTCGCCGAGGTGCCGATCAGGTCCGGACGGCGGCTGCGCACCGTACACGGTGCCCTTGACGAGCTGGCCCGGCGCGCCGAGGAGTTCGGCGACGACTACCTGAGGGTCGTGCTGTGCGAGCCGGCGTGCGCGGGCCTGCAGCAGGACGTTCGGCGGCTGCTCCCGAACGCGCTGGAAGTGCGCATCGACCCGGCGTTCGCCCCGTCGGCCGATCCGGTGAGGGCCGCCCGGCCGTCCCCGCCGCCCGCCGGCGTGGAACGCGGCCCCGCCGAGCTGCTCCACGAATACTGCGTCACCCGGGAACTGGTCGACGAACGGGTCGAGGCGCTGTTCGCCAGGCTCCACGACCAGGTCACCATGGGGAACGCCTGA
- the ku gene encoding non-homologous end joining protein Ku translates to MKATWKGTVSFGDINIPVALYKATEKHARDGSPVRRKRWREEEGRETGRREAARGHRHPDGRRVVLDGEGPVPDKKRIDVLASVDEGSIDPVLFGQAYYVGGTDPAADQWYVLFRDALRQSGHVAVTRVTLGARESLAVLRVHDDLLVLQTVSRPGEVRRPTGIAPRGDITVRPEELKMAMHLMDILSVGFDLDEVHDDHR, encoded by the coding sequence ATGAAAGCTACCTGGAAAGGGACCGTCTCCTTCGGCGACATCAACATCCCCGTAGCCCTCTACAAGGCCACCGAGAAGCACGCAAGGGACGGTTCGCCGGTGCGTCGCAAGCGGTGGCGCGAGGAAGAGGGCCGGGAGACCGGGCGCCGGGAGGCGGCGAGGGGCCACCGGCACCCCGACGGCCGGAGGGTCGTCCTGGACGGCGAGGGCCCGGTGCCGGACAAGAAGCGGATCGACGTGCTGGCCTCCGTCGACGAGGGCAGCATCGACCCGGTGCTGTTCGGGCAGGCCTACTACGTCGGGGGAACGGACCCGGCCGCCGATCAGTGGTACGTCCTGTTCCGGGATGCGCTGAGGCAGTCCGGGCACGTCGCCGTCACCAGGGTCACCCTCGGTGCCCGCGAGTCCCTGGCGGTGCTCCGGGTCCATGACGACCTCCTCGTCCTGCAGACCGTGAGCCGGCCGGGAGAGGTCCGCCGCCCGACCGGCATCGCCCCCAGGGGCGACATCACCGTGCGCCCGGAGGAGCTGAAGATGGCCATGCATCTCATGGACATCCTCTCCGTGGGCTTCGACCTGGACGAGGTTCACGACGACCACCGGTAG